tatttaaaataggcACCTAGAGAGATTAGAtgcttattttcgcttctaggctactttcgacagtgttatgttcctcgtgtaattcttaaataattcataggtcttttttaagatattttttttattgtaaaatttaaaacgccaagtattaatattttattatttaaaataggcATCTAGAGAGATTAGAtgcttattttcgcttctagGCTACTTTCGACAGTGTTATGTTCCTTgtgtaattcttaaataattcataggtcttttttaagattttttttctttaattttataataaaaaaaaccttaaaaaagacctatgaattatatttaagaatttcacGAGGAACATAACACTGTCGAAAGTAGCCTAGAAACGAAAATAAGCATCTAGAGAGAGTAAGGTTATCCGTTGAAACGGCCCGAAACGCTCCATTTTAGCCGGACTTTGAAAGATAGTTAATAGGAGTACATGATATATAAGAGTTCGTTCAAATATCAGCAGGGCAGAGGTGTGTTTCAGTGTTGCTAGACGGGACGCTTTTTCTCGCGCATGCGCAACGCTGCAGCTATGAATCCAGCGGTGTATACCGCTTATAGTGTTGGGTGCTGGCGCGAAAAGTTAGACGTTTGATAGGCTACAGGAGAAAGTTAGGTgagtacatgtaaaaaatgataatatttatatcatatatatatttctatgtattttttgttacgcgAAATATGGATAGTTCAAAAGGAGCCATTAAAAAgacgcatattaaaaattttcaaaattcttggtTAGctgacgatttatttaaaggATGGCTGGCTCCTCATCCTACGGAAAATAAGGCAATTTGTAActtgtgcaatattattattagatgCTGTAAATCAGATTTAATACGACATTCACAAAGGgctaaacatattaaaaattgtgacagTAATTCTCAAATAAGTCAAAGCCAAAGCCAAGATTCCAAAAATTCTcatattgaaaacgttaaacgagccaaaattaaattagcattttttattctgaacaTAACGTTGCTCTTTATACCGCAGATCACTTAGTTCCTTTGTTAAAAGACATTTGTATAGATTCTTCAATCGTACAAGATCTTTCACTGGCTCGATCAAAGTGcaccaatattattaaagaagttCTTGCAAAGCGGGAAAATAATTctgccaaataaaatattttattgttattaaaatgttattaacaattatttaaacatcctttccttttttagcttattttttattaatattattaattattttattattataaaaataaacataatatttacatgcgtttaatttattattattttattactttttatcactttttaacgataaacaaaattttctaataattttttaatagaaaggTCTACAAAAGTgccctctttttttctcaattagtACACCGTTGAGGCCGATTCTCAAGTGCGTTCGTGAAAAAAAGCGTCTCGTCTAGCAACACTGGGCCAGGTTTTGTCTTCCAAAAACATTAATCCGCTTGATGGCGCATAAGTCGGTCCGACGGGTCCGATCAAGCCGCttcgtttatttgtatttccaaaaaaaaatttaaaaaatataaaacaagtaaaatatttagaaaaataaaagaaaaagaaaagtaaaatattttgaacacaatattatatataagttagAAATTAAATAGCGAGTAACTAAATaaggatttaaaaataaataaagaagtaTTTTCAAGCTTCAAATCTCTATTTTGAAATCTGATTGTCTAAATTTGTAtgaatcttaatttttattttatcgcgacTTCACAGAAactaaataattgtaaaaaactCCTTCTTTGAAAATTGTACAGAATTGATACTACAAATTATAGAAAACGCCTTTCTTCATTCAAGcgaaatttctttcttcattttttttatcataaaatgacCGAAAAGTAAGTATTGatcttttaaatcaaatataatagtttaacattatttttaatgaaaaaattagttaaaatataacattaaattgtcaatttaaaattattatttttataatatttttttattccacaaATAATACCAATATTATGaacaattatttacttattttccTTATTAATTCGTggcttattaatttttgctatattttataaaattataattcttaaataaaactttaaataaatccCCTATCCAAGTAActatttgaaattgaaaatgataacaaatttatttagtatttttaacCCATCAACTTCTATAAACTATTCTTTTAactgattaaatataattataattttaagtataattttaattataaaagaaaagacagCCTTGAAAACAATACTATGTACTTATTGATaatgtttgataaatttaagtaatttttcataaattcgtTTCTGTCGaacataaaataagtaattcgCGAAACAGAAGTTAATAACAAAGATTCATCCGACTCTAAGTcaaatgctaaaaaaaatgACCAACGGACCTAAATTGACACGCGTTTTGCAATTTCCTTTTCTGCGGATCCTCATTCACAGATATTGACAATTACTCTTTTAGTATTCGGATTTTTCGAATGAGTAATTTTCTGGCACACAATGATGCTGGCGGCAGTAATAATAGTTCTCATTTTCATTATGACACAACGTTCCATCGGGAAAGTATGGATCAACACCATAGCGAAACATTTCTTGACGCAGTGGCTCGTAATCAGATGATTGATTTTGTTGACAGTGTACAGTACAAGCTATCCACGGTTTCTTGACATCATGAGGGAACTGACGTCCCGGACGCTGTGTTAGCAGATCGAACTTCAAACCTATATCCTTCAAACGTCTGTCCTTTGACAATTTCGTCAATGCGGTGCATCTCGTGGTAGCAAACTCATCGACTGTACGGCGCTTCTTAATGCAAAGTATCGAGTCGTCACACAGATCCACGTCATAATATGGTCCTCTGCAATTCGCCGTTCTGTGAGTTCGATGACTGCAATAACGTCGCTTGACTACTATGCCTTTGGATTTTTTCATACAATTGCTTTTACAGGAATCGTTCTTCCATTCACTCCAGTTATCCTTTCGACAAAACTTAAAATTGTATGGCGGTTCGATGACGGGCACGCATTCTCTGCCACGACATTCTTTTCTGAGTGCGCAATAAGTTcctgaaaaacaaataaataaaattaaataaactataaaGTATTTGGGAGATTAGCAAGGAGAAATGAACCTTCCAACGCAGGTCCCGAAAAAGAATGCTTATCCTTGTTAGGCACAtcgcataataaattttgacatataTCATGCAATGTGACTGCGTTCGCATCCTTGTTGCGCAAGAGTAATTCGCATTGTGCTTTGGCGGTCCATTTTCTCCCTGGTAAACCATGATAACGCGAATTATTGAACTCATATAATGAATTCTTGTGATTCTTGTcggaataatttatcattgttaGCATTGGTCTCCCATGATCTTTAAGACACAATTTGtcttttaacttttcttttatcataCGACGGCTAAGCGGAGACCAAATAATATCGCCATCATATCGCACAATATATTGCCATGAGAATCGCTCAGGTGACATTATGTAGTTAAGATCCCTTCTGTTTTCCGGATCGGTACTCAATCCTAAACtgttaaacatatatattattaatcattaaatatgtttttttttgcattatttgtttaaagtacttctatatatcttataattaattaatagctaTCGTACTAAACAATTCAACAATCAAATCTTTTAAGTCTTTTTACTTTTGACTTCAAATTGTACGAAACGCGCGACGCGGTAAATTGATGTGTCGGATCGGTTcttaaaattgtgaataaaGTATCGATCTTTATTATCTGTTACGACTGTGATGATTAgtcttaataacaaaaattaaagcgTACATATATAAACTTACAGAATGCCGATCTCATGAACAGCATGAAGAGATGATATCATACCGGATGTTCCGACTTCATTTCCAAAAAATTCTACTATCGCGCATGATTTATCCCGATGACATGCGCCATCGGGGTAAGCGTCTCCCGTcgtaaaagaaagtttcttaTGTTCAACTTCTATAGGCAGCGTGTCGACCGGCACCACAGAATAAAGATCAACTGCGGTTATGTAAAGGCCAATATCCCAGTGATACGGATCATCATTCGGAGGATTCAGATTTTTCGCGTACTGGCAGAATGATTCGAGCATTACtgtactattattataaactaataaatttgacgGTTGGTTTTCCAGAATGTCCAAACGTATTAACCATATATCGATAGTGGCACCCAAACTCGGAAGATCAAAATAAGTCTGCATATGATTCACATACTCTAACATCATTTTGCGTATCTCTTCCAAATTCATATCTTGATCTTTGCGAAATGCTTGAACGGCTTCAAAGTCAACAAAAATGGCCAGTTCTATGATTACTTTTTGTTGCTCCTCTTGTACATTATCGACGTCACTTCGTTTCAATCTGGTATTGTGCAATTGATTATGATCCGAATCAGCGAAATGTTGGAGTGATCTTTTAATAAGATGAGGTTTGCCGAatgattgattaattttttctctagCGCAAAAATCGTCGCTGAAGGACAAAAGCGCAAACACGTTACGCAAAGGACGAATCTCTAATATGTCGTTTTCCAAAATAACGTGTCCTTcctatttaagaaaataaaatatgtgtgttGTTACGTCatgcttaaataaaaaataaagagaaataaacattataagtaaaaacaaaacaattttaaagcaGTTCGTTTATCATATGATACTACTGACGACTCCATGTTCTTGACAAAAGTTGATAGCCGCAGAGCTGATACGATCTTTGTGAACATAGAAGCAAAGATCTGCTGCTTTCACCTCCGATgacttttcaataatattttttgcgttatatttaaatacttcaaATTCAGGCGATACAATCTGATCATTTCTACGCAGGTTCAACTGCACCAATTTTCCGAAAACTTTCAGTGTTAATGATATCTGCTAATTGAATAAAGTTtaacaaaagatttttcttttttggaaTAATGCTTTAAACGTTGGgcacaacaaataaaatactacAATAAAACGCACGTACCTCCTCATCTGCTCCCGTCAAGTTCCACGTCGGCATTAATGTTATTTCTACATCTTGCGTGATATATCcgtctattttatttattaaaattattaatactaattttaatataagaaacatgT
Above is a genomic segment from Linepithema humile isolate Giens D197 chromosome 6, Lhum_UNIL_v1.0, whole genome shotgun sequence containing:
- the LOC137000655 gene encoding A disintegrin and metalloproteinase with thrombospondin motifs adt-2-like isoform X2, which produces MFLILKLVLIILINKIDGYITQDVEITLMPTWNLTGADEEISLTLKVFGKLVQLNLRRNDQIVSPEFEVFKYNAKNIIEKSSEVKAADLCFYVHKDRISSAAINFCQEHGVEGHVILENDILEIRPLRNVFALLSFSDDFCAREKINQSFGKPHLIKRSLQHFADSDHNQLHNTRLKRSDVDNVQEEQQKVIIELAIFVDFEAVQAFRKDQDMNLEEIRKMMLEYVNHMQTYFDLPSLGATIDIWLIRLDILENQPSNLLVYNNSTVMLESFCQYAKNLNPPNDDPYHWDIGLYITAVDLYSVVPVDTLPIEVEHKKLSFTTGDAYPDGACHRDKSCAIVEFFGNEVGTSGMISSLHAVHEIGILLGLSTDPENRRDLNYIMSPERFSWQYIVRYDGDIIWSPLSRRMIKEKLKDKLCLKDHGRPMLTMINYSDKNHKNSLYEFNNSRYHGLPGRKWTAKAQCELLLRNKDANAVTLHDICQNLLCDVPNKDKHSFSGPALEGTYCALRKECRGRECVPVIEPPYNFKFCRKDNWSEWKNDSCKSNCMKKSKGIVVKRRYCSHRTHRTANCRGPYYDVDLCDDSILCIKKRRTVDEFATTRCTALTKLSKDRRLKDIGLKFDLLTQRPGRQFPHDVKKPWIACTVHCQQNQSSDYEPLRQEMFRYGVDPYFPDGTLCHNENENYYYCRQHHCVPENYSFEKSEY
- the LOC137000655 gene encoding A disintegrin and metalloproteinase with thrombospondin motifs adt-2-like isoform X1 encodes the protein MFLILKLVLIILINKIDGYITQDVEITLMPTWNLTGADEEQISLTLKVFGKLVQLNLRRNDQIVSPEFEVFKYNAKNIIEKSSEVKAADLCFYVHKDRISSAAINFCQEHGVEGHVILENDILEIRPLRNVFALLSFSDDFCAREKINQSFGKPHLIKRSLQHFADSDHNQLHNTRLKRSDVDNVQEEQQKVIIELAIFVDFEAVQAFRKDQDMNLEEIRKMMLEYVNHMQTYFDLPSLGATIDIWLIRLDILENQPSNLLVYNNSTVMLESFCQYAKNLNPPNDDPYHWDIGLYITAVDLYSVVPVDTLPIEVEHKKLSFTTGDAYPDGACHRDKSCAIVEFFGNEVGTSGMISSLHAVHEIGILLGLSTDPENRRDLNYIMSPERFSWQYIVRYDGDIIWSPLSRRMIKEKLKDKLCLKDHGRPMLTMINYSDKNHKNSLYEFNNSRYHGLPGRKWTAKAQCELLLRNKDANAVTLHDICQNLLCDVPNKDKHSFSGPALEGTYCALRKECRGRECVPVIEPPYNFKFCRKDNWSEWKNDSCKSNCMKKSKGIVVKRRYCSHRTHRTANCRGPYYDVDLCDDSILCIKKRRTVDEFATTRCTALTKLSKDRRLKDIGLKFDLLTQRPGRQFPHDVKKPWIACTVHCQQNQSSDYEPLRQEMFRYGVDPYFPDGTLCHNENENYYYCRQHHCVPENYSFEKSEY